The window ATAAGTGAACCTAATTTTCCATTGTAGTTTATCAGAGTGCCCTCAAAGACTGCTCCTATTGAAGTTGTTTCCACTTCAATAAAACTGAACGTCTCAGACCTAACGTGAAAACAACCTATCATATCTATTCCTCGAGTATAAACTGGATAATACAAAACACCATTGATGCATATCCCGTGTTGGAAAGACTTATGGGGTGTGGAACACTTGATCGTTCTCCATTTAAGTTCTCCAGTTCCCAAAGTCAGAACTTGATGCTGATCAAGAACTTGATGCTGATCAAGCGGAGAGTACCTTGTTATGGACAATACCTTGAATTGATTATCAATGGGATCATACCCCAGAATGTTTCTCGCCCTAGTAAAGCTTCTTCTCATCCTCTTTTTCGGTAAGGTTAAAGCTTGTCCTGTGCTAGGGTTACATATTATCTGTACTGGTGACATCCGCTTACTTATAAATTTAAGACATACCAAGCCTTGGACATGACCACTAACGTAACAGGAAGAACCACGAAAGGGGATACGCGATAGATGCTTGACAGCTTCAGGAGCCGAGTTCTCATCAAGATTCTGAGGCTGAGGTGAGGAGAGGAATACAAgcttgtgtttttctttgtagACAAACAATAGCTGCGGGTGAGCTGAAGCTCGGGTGGTGAAGAACTCTGTTAAATAGGGAAGGTCAACTATGGAGGCCCAGAGCTTCGATACGCAACGAAATCGAGCTacggacttttttttttttttttgaatgaatgctaaattttattcatcaaaaaaaccTGTGTACAACTAGTGTGACTTGGTTATTTGAAAACAGAACTACTTCTACTCCTTTTCCCTAAACATTTACACCTCCCCTGCTAAACCTTGCTACTTATAAACTCTCAAaacttccaaaaaaatatttacattctAGTCTCAAACCAGAATTGAAGGAGTCCCTCTAGACCCTTCAGGCCTTTAGTCTGCACGATGCTGAGCTTATTGCGGACGGCTTTATCcaacagtttcttcaagacttGTATAGGCGTCCCCTGTTCTCCATGTCTCCGCTTGTTACGCTCTCTCCAAAGCGTGTATAGTGCCGCTTGGAATGCATATCGAAGACAGAAGAGCTTCTTCTTTACCATTCTCGTGTCAGAGACCAGCTCTACAATACCCGCCCAGTCCTGAGTATAAGAGTGTTGAAATATCCCTCTGGTCAGGTGATCCCATATTTTCGAGGAAAAACTACACTCAAAAAAGAGATGGTTTCTCGTTTCAGGAACAGATTTGCACAGGACACATGTGGTATCTATTCCTTGACTCCAACTAGCTACACGATCCATTGTAGAAAGCCTGTCTCTCATCGCTATCCAAGTCATGAAGGAGAACTTTGGAGTGGCCTGAGGGAACCAAACACTCCTCTCCCAAGGGCATTGTGCAGTAGGCTCTCTCAATAGCGTCCAAGTCTCGCGGGTTGAGAACCTTGGTTTAAGGCCTGAGCTCCACCTCCACAAATCAACGTCCTCCACGTCGGCCTTCATCGGCAGTCTCGACAGTATATCGATTATGAGATCAGTAGGGATCGTCTTTGAGTTTCCTCTTCCATTCAACAAGGTCTTAGCTTGCTTACTACGCTTGGATTTCATGGCGGAGATGACTTTGCTGTAAACCCTAGCTTCCCCTGAGTTCGCATTGTTTCAAAGATTTTAatctatatctttatatataaaactaggataagacctgcgccttgcgcagggtaagtttatttgtatatattatcaataatttatatatttgatcattttatttatacatatacaatattttttgttgttattatataatttattatcgaatcaatttttattaaaaattatggaacaaaactataattaatttatcatgggttgatcggattggacattaaacaaattatgacataaaaaccttatttttttcatcgaacacattcttgaaaaaaaatgaacagtattgttttcacagttgaattattttgacttttatcttccatatggttttgaaagctttcatatcaaccatcgaattgatacatgtcatttttatgtttttaatcgtatacttaagaaaaacttacatttttataatttaaagttgttttaaaaaattcgaaatataacatataagaaaaagtctaacatataagaaaaatataacatataaggtgtcATCATTTTTCGTATTTTAAaagttctttaaaaaatatatatataacatataaggtttcttcatttttgtaatt is drawn from Brassica rapa cultivar Chiifu-401-42 chromosome A05, CAAS_Brap_v3.01, whole genome shotgun sequence and contains these coding sequences:
- the LOC103867850 gene encoding F-box protein At5g65850-like; its protein translation is MKSKRSKQAKTLLNGRGNSKTIPTDLIIDILSRLPMKSVARFRCVSKLWASIVDLPYLTEFFTTRASAHPQLLFVYKEKHKLVFLSSPQPQNLDENSAPEAVKHLSRIPFRGSSCYVSGHVQGLVCLKFISKRMSPVQIICNPSTGQALTLPKKRMRRSFTRARNILGYDPIDNQFKVLSITRYSPLDQHQVLDQHQVLTLGTGELKWRTIKCSTPHKSFQHGICINGVLYYPVYTRGIDMIGCFHVRSETFSFIEVETTSIGAVFEGTLINYNGKLGSLISDAGDRFADGESRSIKLLVIGNFEKQEWSKHEYVLPPMWNNVVGRADLRLVGFVGTNEVVFSHSSQVIYYNIKTQAVVKVAIQGMGASSKCKFATFVNHMEDLKFTHAFK